A genomic window from Heterodontus francisci isolate sHetFra1 chromosome 36, sHetFra1.hap1, whole genome shotgun sequence includes:
- the LOC137351769 gene encoding immunoglobulin lambda-1 light chain-like, with protein sequence MMRMLCFFWSLALWLDYGQSQTLTQPPDLTVKPGNTATLDCKTTAGNRVDWYKQTPGAAPQWVLSFYHSWDSPSYGPGFSSDRFTSTVNSGHNIYQLIMKNVEVNDGAVYYCGTWVSSSSTGAFGQGTKLFVAAQQLPDPSVKLLGPSAEEVSTKGAGTLVCLVNKLSMGFAAVSWAVDGSPTSSEVQTSAVSRNTDNTFSLSSYLTVPGTDWSSGKVYSCTVQQQGTASKITATVTQSVC encoded by the exons ATGATGCGGATGTTGTGCTTTTTCTGGTCTTTGGCGCTGTGGCTGGACT ATGGACAGTCTCAGACTCTGACTCAACCTCCAGACCTGACTGTGAAACCAGGAAACACGGCCACACTGGACTGCAAAACTACAGCTGGCAATCGTGTCGACTGGTACAAGCAGACGCCAGGAGCAGCTCCTCAATGGGTCCTTAGCTTTTACCATTCATGGGATTCTCCTAGCTATGGTCCTGGGTTTAGCAGCGACCGTTTCACATCGACAGTCAACAGCGGTCACAACATTTACCAGTTAATCATGAAGAACGTGGAGGTGAATGATGGCGCCGTCTATTACTGTGGAACATGGGTTTCATCGAGCAGTACTG GGGCGTTCGGCCAAGGGACCAAGCTCTTTGTTGCAG CTCAACAACTCCCTGACCCTTCAGTAAAACTGCTTGGGCCTTCAGCCGAGGAGGTGTCCACTAAAGGAGCCGGCACCTTGGTTTGCCTGGTCAACAAACTGTCCATGGGCTTTGCTGCGGTCAGCTGGGCAGTGGATGGGAGTCCGACGAGTAGTGAGGTCCAAACCAGCGCGGTGTCACGGAACACGGACAACACCTTCAGTCTCAGCAGCTACCTGACGGTCCCCGGCACAGACTGGAGCAGTGGGAAGGTGTACTCCTGTACAGTTCAACAACAAGGAACAGCTTCAAAAATAACAGCAACTGTCACACAATCTGTCTGTTAA